The sequence ACATCCGGGGAGCAGGTGCCCCTCACCCTACAGATTGCTGAAGCCCTGAAAATTCAACTTTCCACCCAACCCCAAGCCAATCAATTGTATTTTAACCCGCACAGTCACTGCACCCAAAATTGGTTTTTAGAACGCACAGAACTGGATCAAATTCTGCGAGACTATGGTTTTTTTACCCAGTTGGATGGGGCAATGCAAAATTTACTAGAGCAGGCGCAGGTGCAGGGCTACCGTCCGCAAGATGTGGATGCGGTGTTACTCATTGGCGGCACCAGTCAAATGCCCGCTATTCATCAGTGGTTGCAGGGCTATTTTCCCAGGGAAAAAATTCAGCAAAACCGTTCCCTCACCGCTGTCGCCTATGGTGCCTTGGGGGTGAATTTAGCGGTCAAAATTGAGGATTTTTTGTATCACAGTTACGGTCTGCGCTACTGGGATAAACGGCGGCAGGCACACCATTGGCACGAACTCATTCCCGCCGGTCACCCCTACCCCAGCCCGGAACCGGTGGAATTGACCCTGGGGGCTTCCCAACCGGCGCAAACGGCACTGGAATTGGTCTTGGGGGAATTGAGCTACCCCACCGGACAAGGGGCGGTTTACTTCCACAATGGGCGGCTCGTCCTACGCCCCCAACCCCTGACCACCCCCCAGGTGCAGATGCTCAAGGAACGACTGCTCCTCCCCCTCGACCCCCCCGGGCAACCGGGACAGGACCGCCTCCATCTGGCCTTCACCGTCAACCGCCAGCGCCAACTCTGCCTCACCGCCCGAGACCTGCTCACCGGCCAGGTCATCTGGCCCAACCAACCCCTGCTCACCCTCGCCTGAAAAAAACTTGACAGTTTTGTAAAGAGTTTGTTACATTTATTTACATAAGGTTAAATTCCCAATGGAGACCCAGTTATGCGGACAGATTTTGAATTTCGTAACCCAGCGTTGTTAGGCCCGGTCGTCTTTCGTCCTAGCTTCAATCAGTTTGAGACGATCACGGCCACCCAAGCCTGGTCCTTGTTTTTTACCGCCAGCCAGGAAGACAACGCCCTGGGCTACAACCCGGAAATTGGCCGCTTTTTGAATGGGGCTTTGTTCGCCCTGGTCTTTTTCGGTGGGGCTTGGACGTTGCTGTTCAAAAACTCCTATTTAGTCTGGCAATTGCTCCAGCAGTTGGGCTAATTCGGCACCAAAAAGCGGAATAACCGCACCAGGAGCGGGTGGGGATTGGCGGCGGCAAACACCAAGCCGGTTACCCGCCCCCCTGCTTCCTCCGTCCACAGGCTCATGGTCTGTTCAGTGCGGCATTCCTGCAATAATTGCTCAATCGTCATCTGGGAGCGGTCAGGGGGGGGTTCTGCCATTCCCAAAGCCACTTGGACTTCGGCGGGGGTGACGCTCAAACCTACTTCCGTCGCCAGGGTAACGACCATGTGCACCAGGGCATCCGGGTCGGTGGCCTCCCGAAACCGTTCCTGTTGCGCCGGGTCTTGCATCACCTGTTCCAGAAAAGCCTGGATTTCTGCGGGAGTCATGGGGTCAAGCTCAGGGGTGATAGGATTAAAAATCCCACGAAATGGGTCATTCGCCAACCCATTTCCAGGGCAGGGGCGGGTTGCATCGGTCCCCGGCTGTCCAAAACCAGGGTGAGCAGTAAATAGATCACCCCCAACAAAATTGCCACCGCTCCCGTCAGAATCGCCGTAATTTTGCCCCGTTCCATCCCTAGGTTCCCCCAAGGGATTGGGACACATAGGCGGCTCCCGCCCGCACCAGGGCGATCATCCGCCCATAGGGCATCCGTTTGGGACCCAGGATCGCCACCGCCCCCACCGGCACCCCATCTTGGGAGTACATGGTGGATACCAAACTACAGGTGTGCATGGGTTCCAGGGGATTTTCCTGACCGATAATCACCCGCACTGGCGCCGTTTCATGCCAGAGCAGTGCCCCCAGGCGTTCTTGCTCCGTCTCCAAAACCTGCATTACTGGTTGAACCTGTCCCGACTGCTGAAACTCGGGTTGTCGCAGGGCCGCCGCCAGCCCACTAATCACCAGGGGCGTTGGGGTAGTGGGTCGTCCCCAATCCCGCAACTGTTGGGTCAAAGGAGGCATGAGCGTCCGCAACCAGTCCCCGTAGGAGGCAAATTCCCGTTCCAATGCCGCCCAATCCAGGTTGATAATCTCCCGCAAGGCCCGCCCCTGCAAGTGGTAGTTCAAAAATTGTCCCACCATTTCTAAGGCTGATTCCACCTCCACCTGCGCCGGGGGGGACCAATCCAATAGGGTGGACTCCACCCGTTCCCCTTCCAAAACCACCATCAAGGCCACCCGTTCCCCCACCGCCACCAGGCGCAAATGCCGCAATCGGGCACTGCGGGTTTGAGGACGGGTCACCAAAATAATCGAACCACTCAGTTGGGAAAGCAGTTGGGCCGCCTGCCGCAACACCCCCTCCAAATGCTCAACCCCAGTGGGCAAGGGGGGTTCAACCAAAGGCGGGCTGACCGGTTCGCCCCGATGCAGTAACCAATCCACATACCGCCGGTATCCCAAATCCGAGGGAATCCGTCCCGCCGAGGGATGGGGTTGGTAAAGCAAACCCGCCTGTTCCAAGCGTCCCATGGTTTGCCGAATCGTGGCCGGGCTGGCGGGAATTTGATACTTGGTCATCAGGGTACGGGAACCCACCGGCTCCCCCGTCGCCACATAGTGTTCCACCGTGGCCTGTAGTACCTGTTGCTGACGTGCCGTTAATTCCCCAGTTTGCCCCATGCCCCTGAAAATCCCAGCCTTAAAAAGATTTTATGAATTATTTATATGATGCCCAATCCCTGGCAACTCGGCAAGTTGAGACAAGCATACGCAAGTTTATAGCGCACCAGGAGCTTGGGGTCATGCTCAGGGCGTGGTGCCAGGTTTGCTTTAGTAGGTAAAGAAAAGGGACAGACAGTTGGGTAGCGGAAACAGCTCACCCAGGTTACTGGGCTAAGATGGGAACGTCACCCCAAAATCCCTAACCAATTGCCAACTAACGAAATCTGCGCCGTGAACCCGACCAAGGGGGGGGACCAAATGGCTCACGAATTTGCATCACATCACCATTACTGCGGGTAATCGTGAAGGCATCCAGTTCGTCCCCATCATATTCCCCCACCACCGTAACCCGCTCGCCGGGGGTGAAATTCAGTTGGTGATACCAGCGGGGGCCAGCGTCCACAATGATTTGCCCAGTCCCATCATCCAAAACAAAGTCATTGCCAACCACACTACGGATAACGCCTGAGACGGTAATCCCACGGTTCTTTTGGAGTTCACGAAGGGGAACTTGCGCCTGAATGCCCGGAACACCTACGACCGTTACTGCCGAGAGGATAATCGCCAACATGAGCGATTTCATAAAAAAATATTCCTGTGACCAATATGTGACAAATTTTAACATAACGCTTATTTTTATTTGAGCCGTTCCATCAGTTGACTCACGGGATTGAATCCGGGTGGAAACTGGGTCGAGTCGCTGTAATTCGCCCCCACCAAATCCGCTTGAGCCAGTTGGGTATCGGTTAAATTTGCCCCAAACAGTACCGCCTGCCGGAGGTCGGTCTTCGTCAAATTCGCCCCCGTTAGCTGTGCCCGGAAGAGATTAGCCTGTCGCAGATTGGCTGTTGCCAGATTCGCCCCGCTCAAATCCGCCTCCCCCAAATTGGCACCTTCTAAATTGGCACCTTCCAAATTGGCATTGCGGAGATTCACCCTGCGTAAATCCGCCCCCGCCAGCGTCACCCCACTCAAATTGGCTCCCCGGAAATCCGTGCCCGTGAGGATTGCCTTCGCAAACGTTTGCCCCGATAAATTCGCTCCTTGCAGTTGACAGTTGCTACACCGGCTGGTGGTTTGCAGTTTTTGTAAATCTTTGGTATGACTACAAGCCGTCACAGCCAGGGCGAAACCCAGCACCATTGACCCCACCCCCCGGCGCAGACCGATTAATTCACCCATGACCTGACCAACCACATCAATGAGCCGTTTAGAAGTAATTAATGCGATGGCGAAACTCACCCCTATCCTAGGGCGTTCTCGACCCTTTGCCTAGGGGGTCAGACCCGTCCCAACGCCAATCCCACCACCAACATTCCCAGGACAAAAAAGGGCTGGGCACTGGCTTGGTATTTCACATCATTTGCCAGGGGGTCACGCAAAAAATACATATCTTGAAACGTGATTTGGGGAATCACCAACAGCAATAAAATGGTGGCATAAAGCTGTTGACCAATGGTGATCAAATAAACCGCCACCCCGATTTGGAATAAATCAATCATGCCCGCACTAATCCAAGCCGCCCTTTGCACCCCAAATTGCACCGGTAGGGAGGCCAAACCCAACTCCCGATCCCCTTCAATACTCTTAAAATCATTCACCACCGCAATCCCCAACCCCGCCAAACTATAGAACAAAGTGAGAATCACAATGGTTGGATTCAAGGTGCCAAATAGGGCATGACCCGCACACCAGGGCAGGGCAATATAACTCGCCCCCAAAGCGTAATTTCCCAGCCAGCCATTTTGTTTCAATTTCAACGGTGGGGCTGAGTAAATAAACGCCAAAAATGTCCCAATAACCGCAATCGTGGTAATCACCGGCCAGGACTGCCCCGACCAAATATCTAAAAATAAAGCCAACCCCAGACCCGCCAGCAACAACAACCAAATTTGGGCGATCACTTGCCCCAGGGGAATCGCCCCAGAGGGAATCGGTCGGTAGGGTTCATTAATCGCATCAATGTCCCGGTCATAAAAATCATTCAACGTCTGGGTATAACCAGTCATCAACGGCCCCGACAGCAACATACAGGTCAAAACTTTCAAAATATCCTCCCACCGCCATTGAAATCCCCCCGAGGACGCACTGCCACACAAGACCCCCCAAATCAGGG comes from Synechococcus sp. C9 and encodes:
- a CDS encoding Hsp70 family protein; the protein is MDYAIDFGSSNTVIARRSPVTGQPETVALAGLSQADGLIPTLACWVHPEQRELCCGQEVREYMQKKSPQTPIFHHFKRQLLQPPTPEDSQIKQVGELFLQRLLRGIEQQNYSLDTLVLTAPVDAFESYRQWLVAVAQAWHFQEIRLLDEPTAAAIGYGVAASEIVLVMDFGGGTLDLALVQLQRPGTKTHLGWILRSGKRQFTGAQPTRQAQILAKVGLNLGGADIDQWIFAYLLQKQGFTSGEQVPLTLQIAEALKIQLSTQPQANQLYFNPHSHCTQNWFLERTELDQILRDYGFFTQLDGAMQNLLEQAQVQGYRPQDVDAVLLIGGTSQMPAIHQWLQGYFPREKIQQNRSLTAVAYGALGVNLAVKIEDFLYHSYGLRYWDKRRQAHHWHELIPAGHPYPSPEPVELTLGASQPAQTALELVLGELSYPTGQGAVYFHNGRLVLRPQPLTTPQVQMLKERLLLPLDPPGQPGQDRLHLAFTVNRQRQLCLTARDLLTGQVIWPNQPLLTLA
- a CDS encoding Nif11-like leader peptide family natural product precursor, with the translated sequence MTPAEIQAFLEQVMQDPAQQERFREATDPDALVHMVVTLATEVGLSVTPAEVQVALGMAEPPPDRSQMTIEQLLQECRTEQTMSLWTEEAGGRVTGLVFAAANPHPLLVRLFRFLVPN
- the hrcA gene encoding heat-inducible transcriptional repressor HrcA, coding for MGQTGELTARQQQVLQATVEHYVATGEPVGSRTLMTKYQIPASPATIRQTMGRLEQAGLLYQPHPSAGRIPSDLGYRRYVDWLLHRGEPVSPPLVEPPLPTGVEHLEGVLRQAAQLLSQLSGSIILVTRPQTRSARLRHLRLVAVGERVALMVVLEGERVESTLLDWSPPAQVEVESALEMVGQFLNYHLQGRALREIINLDWAALEREFASYGDWLRTLMPPLTQQLRDWGRPTTPTPLVISGLAAALRQPEFQQSGQVQPVMQVLETEQERLGALLWHETAPVRVIIGQENPLEPMHTCSLVSTMYSQDGVPVGAVAILGPKRMPYGRMIALVRAGAAYVSQSLGGT
- a CDS encoding NirD/YgiW/YdeI family stress tolerance protein, with translation MKSLMLAIILSAVTVVGVPGIQAQVPLRELQKNRGITVSGVIRSVVGNDFVLDDGTGQIIVDAGPRWYHQLNFTPGERVTVVGEYDGDELDAFTITRSNGDVMQIREPFGPPPWSGSRRRFR
- a CDS encoding pentapeptide repeat-containing protein; this encodes MSFAIALITSKRLIDVVGQVMGELIGLRRGVGSMVLGFALAVTACSHTKDLQKLQTTSRCSNCQLQGANLSGQTFAKAILTGTDFRGANLSGVTLAGADLRRVNLRNANLEGANLEGANLGEADLSGANLATANLRQANLFRAQLTGANLTKTDLRQAVLFGANLTDTQLAQADLVGANYSDSTQFPPGFNPVSQLMERLK
- the chlG gene encoding chlorophyll synthase ChlG, whose translation is MSEAESQAQVRQMLGMKGAQVQNVPKWRLRLQLMKPITWIPLIWGVLCGSASSGGFQWRWEDILKVLTCMLLSGPLMTGYTQTLNDFYDRDIDAINEPYRPIPSGAIPLGQVIAQIWLLLLAGLGLALFLDIWSGQSWPVITTIAVIGTFLAFIYSAPPLKLKQNGWLGNYALGASYIALPWCAGHALFGTLNPTIVILTLFYSLAGLGIAVVNDFKSIEGDRELGLASLPVQFGVQRAAWISAGMIDLFQIGVAVYLITIGQQLYATILLLLVIPQITFQDMYFLRDPLANDVKYQASAQPFFVLGMLVVGLALGRV